GCTTCCGGCAGGGGCAAAAGCCTCAAGGCCAAGTACCGCAAAGCGAAGCGCGACGAGATGGCCGACCAGGGCGGCGACGAGGGCATGGACAACAAACTCCAGGTCACCGAGTTCATCAGCGTGGCGGAATTTGCCAACCTGATGGACGTTAGCTTTGCCGAGGTTATCAGCAAGTGTATGAGCCTGGGGATCATGGTGAGCATCAACCAGCGTCTGGACGCGGAGGTCATCGAACTGGTGGCCGGCGAGTTCGGCTACGAGGTCGAGTTCATCGATATGAAAGAACAGGATGAATTCGAAACGGAGGAAGAAGAAGACGATCCCGAAGACCTGTTGCCCAGGGCGCCGATCGTGACCATCATGGGTCACGTCGACCATGGTAAGACCTCGTTGCTCGACTATATCCGCAACGCCAACGTCGTGGCCGGTGAAGCCGGGGGGATCACCCAGCACATCGGTGCCTACGAAGTCGTCACGGGCAGCAATAAGAAGATCACCTTCCTGGATACCCCTGGTCACGAGGCCTTTACGGCCATGCGTGCCCGTGGTGCCAAGGGTTCGGATATTGCGGTCATCGTGGTGGCGGCCGACGATGCGGTCATGCCCCAGACCCGGGAGGCGATCAGCCACGCCCAGGCCGCGGGCGTCCCCATGATCTTTGCCATCAACAAAATAGACAAGGAAGGTGCCAACCCCGAAAAAATCAAAGAACAGCTCGCCGGCATGAACCTGCTGGTGGAAGATTGGGGGGGTAAATACCAAAGCCAGGAAATCTCCGCCAAGTCCGGTCTGAACGTAGACCTGCTCCTGGAGAAGATCCTGCTGGAGGCCGAGCTTCTCGAACTCAAGGCCAACCCGGACCGGCTGGCGATAGGGACCATCATCGAAGCCTCCCTGGACAAGGGTCGCGGGTATGTCACCAACGTACTGGTCGAAACGGGAACCCTGAGTGTGGGCGACATCATCGTCGTCGGGCAACACTACGGGCGCGTCAAAGCGATGTTCAACGAGCGCAACCAGCGCGTGGAAGCCGCAGGGCCCTCCGCGCCGGTACAGATGTTGGGTCTGAACGGCGCTCCGCAGGCCGGTGAGAAATTCAAGGTCTTCGAAGACGAATCCGAAGCCAAGGAAATCGCCACCCGCCGCGCCCAGATCCTCCGGGAGCAAGGGCTGCGCGCCAAAAAGCACATCACCCTGGACGAAATCGGACGGCGTCTGGCACTGGGCAACTTCAAAGAACTCAACCTTATCATCAAAGGCGACGTGGATGGTTCCGTGGAAGCCCTCAGCGACTCGCTCCAAAAGCTGTCCACGGAAGAAATCGCGGTTCGCGTCGTCCTCAAAGGTGTGGGACAGATCACCGAGAGCGACGTCCTGCTGGCCACCGCTTCGGATGCCATCATCGTCGGTTTCCAGGTCCGCCCCTCCATGCAGGCTGCAAAGCTGGCAGAGAAAGAAGGCGTCCAGATCAAAGGCTACTCCATCATCTATACCGCCATCGACGAAGTCAAGAGCGCCATGGAAGGGATGTTGGAACCCAAGATCCAGGAAAAGGTCATTGCCAACGTCGAGGTCCGCGAAACCTACAAGTTCGACAAGATCACGGTCGCCGGGTGTTATGTCCTGGACGGCAAGATCTTCCGCAACAGCAAGATCCGCGTGGTCCGGGACGGCATCGTCGTCCACACCGGCGAGCTGGGTTCACTCAAACGCTTCAAGGACGACGCCAAAGAGGTCCAGTCCGGTATGGAATGCGGCTTGAGCATCAAGAACTTCGCGGACGTGAAGGTGGGTGATATTATCGAAGCCTACGAAGAGGAAGAAGTTAAACGAAAGCTATAATGTGTGGACCCCGCCCCGAGGGCGGGGTCTTCCCAAAACCTTGTTAAACCTGATTCGGGCGGGGGCTTCATGGCCCCTGTTTTCTAAATTTGACCGCAGAATCCAGCATATGAAGAAAATTGCTTTGTCCCTTGGTGTACTTATCGGCGCCGTCGCCTACGCTTCCGCCCAAAAAGTGGTAGCGGATAAGATCGTGGGGATCGTCGGGGATAAGATCATCCTGAAGTCGGACATCGACGGCCAGATCGACCAGGCCAAACGTGAAAATATGCTGGATGCCCATCCTGAACTGGGCGATCCTTGCTATCAGATGCAGGCCCAGCTCACCAACAAAGCCCTCGTCCTGCAGGCGGAGAAAGACTCCATCCCCGTGTCGGATGAAGACGTGGAGAACGAGCTCGACTTGAAGATCCGGAACTTCATCCAGATGTACGGTGGGAAGGAAGTCCTCGAACAAATCGCCGGCGAATCCATCTACCAGATCAAGGACAACTTCCGCCAGGCCATCAAAGAAAACCTGCTCGCCGGCGGGGAGCGCAAAAAAGTGGTGGACGACGTTACCGTTACCCCCACGGAAGTAAAGGATTTTTACGACAAGATCCCCAAAGACAGCCTGCCTTACTTCGAAAGCCAGATGCAGGTGGGTGAGATTGTCATCACCCCCAAGAACAACCTGGAACTGGACCAATACCTCCGGGACGAGCTCAACCAATACAAGTCCGATATCGAATCGGGCAAACGTTCCTTCGAGCTCATGGCCA
This region of Dinghuibacter silviterrae genomic DNA includes:
- the infB gene encoding translation initiation factor IF-2, encoding MSEATTPRLMAAAKEFNIGKDTLVDFLEGKGFSRDDLKPTSKLTEDMYRALQQGFQTDKAAKAKSDQIEIPKGAMVDPLKKKKKEEEEEAPVKKEAFKTPLPKEEPRAEAPVAPPPPPPPAPEPAPAPPPVAVPEPQAAAPAAPAPPAEKITKIDAPELEGPKVITKIDLDALDANRGRGKGGKAKEEEEVKEVAKPQPAESPRQEAPAPVAEPEKKAAPATAAPVASAPAEPAQPVRAEAPAPAAHAPVAPAPPAAPKTETPEPDKEQEKVITNIRAERLEGPKILGKIDLPVNNDTRPKPKEEKRKRKRIPLDKKGEPGQDFNNRGGGDPNRPKTPFQHNNTQGGGPNRGGFTPGGGGPNRGPHQGGGGPNRGGFTPGGGPNRGPHQGGGPNRGPHQGGGNRPGQGPGGRPDRGRGPFKPAEPREINAKEIQDKIRETQSKLAGASGRGKSLKAKYRKAKRDEMADQGGDEGMDNKLQVTEFISVAEFANLMDVSFAEVISKCMSLGIMVSINQRLDAEVIELVAGEFGYEVEFIDMKEQDEFETEEEEDDPEDLLPRAPIVTIMGHVDHGKTSLLDYIRNANVVAGEAGGITQHIGAYEVVTGSNKKITFLDTPGHEAFTAMRARGAKGSDIAVIVVAADDAVMPQTREAISHAQAAGVPMIFAINKIDKEGANPEKIKEQLAGMNLLVEDWGGKYQSQEISAKSGLNVDLLLEKILLEAELLELKANPDRLAIGTIIEASLDKGRGYVTNVLVETGTLSVGDIIVVGQHYGRVKAMFNERNQRVEAAGPSAPVQMLGLNGAPQAGEKFKVFEDESEAKEIATRRAQILREQGLRAKKHITLDEIGRRLALGNFKELNLIIKGDVDGSVEALSDSLQKLSTEEIAVRVVLKGVGQITESDVLLATASDAIIVGFQVRPSMQAAKLAEKEGVQIKGYSIIYTAIDEVKSAMEGMLEPKIQEKVIANVEVRETYKFDKITVAGCYVLDGKIFRNSKIRVVRDGIVVHTGELGSLKRFKDDAKEVQSGMECGLSIKNFADVKVGDIIEAYEEEEVKRKL